One segment of Meleagris gallopavo isolate NT-WF06-2002-E0010 breed Aviagen turkey brand Nicholas breeding stock chromosome 8, Turkey_5.1, whole genome shotgun sequence DNA contains the following:
- the DNAJC9 gene encoding dnaJ homolog subfamily C member 9 yields PEEIRRAYHRASLRVHPDRAEPEAKEEATRRFQILGKAYAVLSDAEQRAVYDEQGTVDEEGEALRAERDWQEYWRLLFKKITVKDIQDFEKNYKDSEQELADIKSAYVDFEGDMDRIMESVLCVDYTDEPRVRKIIERAIDAGELPSYKAFVKESKQKMTARKRRAEKEAKEAEESRKELGLGDGEDDLKALIQSRNKDRKKQMDDFLAQMEAKYGSNAKKGGKKTAAKKGKK; encoded by the exons CCTGAGGAGATCCGCCGCGCCTATCACCGCGCCTCGCTCCGCGTCCACCCCGACCGGGCCGAGCCCGAAGCCAAGGAGGAGGCGACGCGGCGCTTCCAG ATCCTGGGCAAAGCCTACGCTGTGCTGAGCGATGCGGAGCAGCGCGCCGTGTACGACGAGCAGGGCACGGTGGACGAGGAGGGCGAGGCGCTGCGAGCCGAGCGGGACTGGCAGGAATACTGGAGGCTGCTCTTCAAGAAG ATCACCGTCAAAGATATTCAAGACTTTGAGAAGAACTACAAAGATTCAGAGCAAGAGCTAGCGGATATTAAATCGGCCTACGTGGATTTTGAAGGTGACATGGACAGAATAATGGAGTCGGTGCTGTGCGTGGACTACACGGATGAGCCGAGAGTGAGGAAGATCATAGAAAGAGCTATTGATGCTGGAGAACTCCCGTCCTACAAAGCTTTTGTGAAAGAGTCCAAGCAGAAAATGACGGCAAGGAAGAGGCGG GCTGAAAAAGAAGCTAAGGAGGCAGAAGAGAGCAGGAAAGAACTGGGCCTCGGTGATGGAGAAGATGACTTGAAAGCGCTGATTCAA agcagaaataaagacCGAAAAAAGCAAATGGATGACTTTTTGGCCCAAATGGAAGCAAAATATGGGAGTAATGCtaaaaagggaggaaagaagacTGCAgccaagaaaggaaagaaataa
- the TFAM gene encoding transcription factor A, mitochondrial codes for MSSAERPKRPLSAYFRFLRDNQPAFRQQNPDLNSLELVKKLAGVWRELPASQKQVYEEARKTDWRKYEEQLAAYKAQLTPAQAAALKEERRKRLAKRRSFRIKRELTVLGKPKRPRSGFNIFVSENFQQSKGLSPTAKLKQLFETWQNLSSSQKQPYLQLAQDDKVRYQNEMKSWEAKMVELGREDLIRSREQRPKKKTDTAQEGSKASLRESLAKLKLKKSEE; via the exons ATGAGCTCGGCCGAGCGCCCGAAGCGGCCCCTCAGCGCCTATTTCCGCTTCCTGAGGGACAACCAGCCCGCCTTCCGCCAGCAGAACCCAG ATCTGAACAGTTTGGAGCTGGTGAAGAAGCTGGCCGGTGTTTGGAGGGAGCTGCCGGCCTCGCAGAAGCAG GTTTACGAGGAAGCAAGGAAGACAGACTGGCGAAAATACGAAGAGCAGTTGGCTGCATACAAAGCACAGCTAActccagcccaggctgcagctttgaaagaagaaaggaggaaacgGTTGGCAAAAAGAAGATCCTTCAGGATAAAGAGA GAATTGACTGTGCTTGGAAAGCCTAAAAGACCTCGAAGCGGCTTCAACATTTTTGTATCGGAAAACtttcagcagagcaaaggaCTTTCACCTACG GCAAAGCTGAAGCAGTTATTTGAAACATGGCAAAATCTATCCAGTTCTCAAAAGCAG ccATACCTGCAGCTTGCTCAAGATGATAAGGTTCGgtatcaaaatgaaatgaaatcatgGGAAGCAAAAATGGTTGAACTTGGACGGGAAGATTTGATACGTTCCAGAGAACAGCGGCCAAAAAAGAAGACTGACACTGCCCAGGAAGGCTCCAAAGCTTCACTGCGTGAAAGCCTGGCAAAACTGAAGttgaaaaaatctgaagaataa
- the UBE2D1 gene encoding ubiquitin-conjugating enzyme E2 D1 isoform X1 has translation MALKRIQKELSDLQRDPPAHCSAGPVGDDLFHWQATIMGPPDSAYQGGVFFLTVHFPTDYPFKPPKIAFTTKIYHPNINSNGSICLDILRSQWSPALTVSKVLLSICSLLCDPNPDDPLVPDIAQIYKSDKEKYNRHAREWTQKYAM, from the exons ATGGCGCTGAAGCGGATACAGAAA GAACTGAGTGACCTGCAGCGAGACCCTCCGGCCCACTGTTCTGCTGGACCTGTTGGAGATGACT TGTTTCATTGGCAAGCCACTATTATGGGACCT cccgATAGCGCGTATCAAGGGGGAGTGTTCTTTCTCACAGTACACTTTCCAACAGACTATCCTTTCAAACCCCCAAAG ATTGCTTTTACAACAAAAATATACCATCCAAACATAAACAGTAATGGGAGTATTTGTCTTGACATCCTGAGGTCACAATGGTCACCAGCTCTGACTGTATCTAAAG TTTTATTGTCCATATGCTCCTTACTTTGTGATCCTAATCCAGATGATCCTTTAGTACCGGATATTGCACAGATCTACAAGTCAGACAAGGAAAA ATACAACAGACACGCAAGGGAATGGACTCAGAAATATGCAATGTAA
- the UBE2D1 gene encoding ubiquitin-conjugating enzyme E2 D1 isoform X2, with translation MLENPTLCICKEKPLLEPDSAYQGGVFFLTVHFPTDYPFKPPKIAFTTKIYHPNINSNGSICLDILRSQWSPALTVSKVLLSICSLLCDPNPDDPLVPDIAQIYKSDKEKYNRHAREWTQKYAM, from the exons ATGTTGGAAAATCCTACTCTTTGCATCTGCAAAGAGAAACCACTTCTTGAG cccgATAGCGCGTATCAAGGGGGAGTGTTCTTTCTCACAGTACACTTTCCAACAGACTATCCTTTCAAACCCCCAAAG ATTGCTTTTACAACAAAAATATACCATCCAAACATAAACAGTAATGGGAGTATTTGTCTTGACATCCTGAGGTCACAATGGTCACCAGCTCTGACTGTATCTAAAG TTTTATTGTCCATATGCTCCTTACTTTGTGATCCTAATCCAGATGATCCTTTAGTACCGGATATTGCACAGATCTACAAGTCAGACAAGGAAAA ATACAACAGACACGCAAGGGAATGGACTCAGAAATATGCAATGTAA
- the CISD1 gene encoding CDGSH iron-sulfur domain-containing protein 1 isoform X2, whose protein sequence is MGLGQNGAVRVEWIAAVSLAAGAAAVGYLAYKKFISKDKCCKAMVNLHIQKDNPKVVHAFDMEDLGDKAVYCRCWRSKKFPLCDGSHTQHNDETGDNVGPLIIKRKEA, encoded by the exons ATGGGGCTGGGGCAGAATGGCGCCGTGCGGG TTGAATGGATTGCCGCAGTCTCTttagctgctggagcagctgctgttgGGTATCTAGCTTACAAAAAATTTATCTCTAAAGACAAATGCTGCAAGGCAATGGTGAATCTCCATATCCAGAAGGATAACCCCAAGGTAGTCCATGCATTTGATATGGAAGATCTGGGAGACAAGGCTGTGTACTGTCGTTGCTGGAGATCTAAGAAG ttcccGCTGTGTGATGGCTCTCACACACAGCACAATGACGAAACTGGCGACAACGTTGGGCCTCTGATCATCAAGAGGAAGGAGGCGTAG
- the CISD1 gene encoding CDGSH iron-sulfur domain-containing protein 1 isoform X1: MGGGLRERPPCLWEQGVALRVRGYQLVRFLCAVEWIAAVSLAAGAAAVGYLAYKKFISKDKCCKAMVNLHIQKDNPKVVHAFDMEDLGDKAVYCRCWRSKKFPLCDGSHTQHNDETGDNVGPLIIKRKEA, encoded by the exons ATGGGGGGGGGGCTCCGTGAACGACCGCCGTGTTTGTGGGAGCAGGGCGTGGCTCTGAGGGTTCGTGGGTATCAATTAGTGCGGTTTCTGTGCGCCG TTGAATGGATTGCCGCAGTCTCTttagctgctggagcagctgctgttgGGTATCTAGCTTACAAAAAATTTATCTCTAAAGACAAATGCTGCAAGGCAATGGTGAATCTCCATATCCAGAAGGATAACCCCAAGGTAGTCCATGCATTTGATATGGAAGATCTGGGAGACAAGGCTGTGTACTGTCGTTGCTGGAGATCTAAGAAG ttcccGCTGTGTGATGGCTCTCACACACAGCACAATGACGAAACTGGCGACAACGTTGGGCCTCTGATCATCAAGAGGAAGGAGGCGTAG
- the CISD1 gene encoding CDGSH iron-sulfur domain-containing protein 1 isoform X3 produces the protein MCWEPGATVEWIAAVSLAAGAAAVGYLAYKKFISKDKCCKAMVNLHIQKDNPKVVHAFDMEDLGDKAVYCRCWRSKKFPLCDGSHTQHNDETGDNVGPLIIKRKEA, from the exons ATGTGCTGGGAGCCGGGAGCGACGG TTGAATGGATTGCCGCAGTCTCTttagctgctggagcagctgctgttgGGTATCTAGCTTACAAAAAATTTATCTCTAAAGACAAATGCTGCAAGGCAATGGTGAATCTCCATATCCAGAAGGATAACCCCAAGGTAGTCCATGCATTTGATATGGAAGATCTGGGAGACAAGGCTGTGTACTGTCGTTGCTGGAGATCTAAGAAG ttcccGCTGTGTGATGGCTCTCACACACAGCACAATGACGAAACTGGCGACAACGTTGGGCCTCTGATCATCAAGAGGAAGGAGGCGTAG